The Leguminivora glycinivorella isolate SPB_JAAS2020 chromosome 17, LegGlyc_1.1, whole genome shotgun sequence genome has a window encoding:
- the LOC125235364 gene encoding bolA-like protein 3, which yields MFRQFLRALEPVRNSLSRSVVGNGAGATGSKFEQNCVSKEQQLTEALKKSLPGTTYVSVEDISGGCGAMFEISIEAKEFTGLSRVKQHRLVTDSLKEEIAVMHGIRIHTTPTPDSN from the exons ATGTTTCGTCAGTTTTTAAGAGCTTTGGAACCAGTAAGAAATAGCTTG TCCCGGAGTGTAGTGGGCAACGGCGCTGGAGCGACCGGCAGCAAATTTGAACAAAACTGCGTATCTAAGGAGCAACAGCTCACAGAGGCTTTGAAAAAGTCGCTGCCTGGGACCACTTATGTGAGCGTGGAGGATATTTCTGGCGGCTGTGGGGCTATGTTCGAG ATCAGTATAGAAGCGAAAGAGTTCACTGGATTGTCCCGAGTCAAGCAACACAGGCTGGTCACTGACTCTTTGAAGGAAGAAATTGCCGTAATGCATGGGATCCGTATCCATACTACCCCCACTCCTGACAGCAATTGA